A stretch of Lysinibacillus agricola DNA encodes these proteins:
- a CDS encoding MFS transporter has protein sequence MKKFIYLIIFFSFFDLFTQLPVMSTYAESLGASAFLTGLAVGMYSLSNTFGNIISGFLTDRKGPFVILILGLLMTGLSLSLYNLVEEPIILLVVRFVHGLVAGFIVPAAFTFLANATEQEKRGKGSAISGAFVGIAAIIGPAFSGILASRTSVPFVFNITASFMLLLGILAFFLLKSNQVKKENSAPTANIPIRVLFNNTGTLKAFSGAFFLMFSQGVIAYLLPLKVQSLGFDSRLSGTLMSTFGIIAVLVFILPTNRIFDKVAPIKTLSLGIALMGVSQLLISQADSSTLLYIAMACYGFGFGFLFPSLNSLLIDSTTAEIRGKAYGYFYAFFSLGVVLGSSLLGWLSLGIVSGFIFTGVVLLVFAIIIISTQKRPSHVK, from the coding sequence ATGAAGAAATTTATTTATTTGATTATATTCTTTTCATTTTTTGACCTATTTACCCAGCTTCCTGTCATGAGTACATACGCTGAATCCTTAGGGGCATCAGCCTTTTTAACTGGCCTAGCAGTAGGTATGTATTCCCTTTCCAATACATTTGGTAATATTATTTCTGGTTTTTTAACAGATCGTAAGGGACCATTTGTTATTTTAATCCTAGGTCTTTTAATGACAGGTCTTTCACTATCACTTTATAATTTAGTAGAAGAGCCTATTATTCTATTAGTAGTCCGCTTTGTACATGGATTAGTGGCTGGCTTTATCGTCCCTGCTGCTTTCACATTTTTAGCAAATGCAACTGAGCAAGAAAAAAGAGGCAAGGGCAGTGCTATCTCTGGAGCATTTGTTGGCATCGCCGCAATAATCGGTCCTGCATTTAGTGGAATATTAGCGAGTCGTACTAGCGTACCATTCGTTTTTAATATAACAGCAAGCTTTATGCTTTTGTTAGGTATACTTGCCTTCTTTTTACTTAAATCAAATCAAGTAAAAAAAGAAAACTCTGCGCCAACTGCCAACATTCCTATTCGTGTGCTTTTTAACAATACAGGTACATTAAAAGCCTTCTCTGGTGCATTCTTTTTAATGTTTTCTCAAGGGGTTATTGCCTATCTTCTCCCACTAAAAGTACAATCTTTAGGCTTTGATTCACGTTTAAGTGGAACATTGATGAGTACATTCGGAATTATTGCTGTACTCGTATTTATTTTGCCGACTAACCGTATTTTCGATAAGGTTGCTCCCATTAAAACATTATCACTTGGTATAGCTTTAATGGGGGTAAGTCAATTATTAATTAGTCAGGCAGATTCAAGTACGTTACTTTATATTGCTATGGCCTGCTATGGTTTCGGGTTTGGCTTCTTATTCCCATCACTAAATTCACTTTTAATCGATTCTACGACTGCTGAAATCCGTGGAAAAGCCTATGGTTATTTTTATGCCTTCTTTTCGCTAGGAGTTGTCTTAGGTTCCTCATTGCTCGGTTGGCTCTCACTAGGTATTGTCAGCGGCTTTATATTTACTGGGGTTGTATTATTAGTATTTGCAATCATTATTATAAGCACACAAAAAAGACCTTCTCACGTGAAATGA